A window from Electrophorus electricus isolate fEleEle1 chromosome 7, fEleEle1.pri, whole genome shotgun sequence encodes these proteins:
- the si:ch1073-67j19.1 gene encoding uncharacterized protein si:ch1073-67j19.1, translated as MKSDLISGLFFLVLLSYSPAFKQLEDVYEYLWESNMHIANKTLHIDFLKQMQSGELQAERYVAFTLQDINYLLKITSMLKELQEKVQTPEDVSAFMKGRYISYKKFAGFLLSRNFLKGASQIKPTPTMKKYLADYREVMQTERDPLYFAVALLPCSRLWLWLANKLDIPSSNAYYTWKKENMEGHPEKHYKAMLNKYLNTSEKVQKASNIFKMQMQNEHDFFGSS; from the exons ATGAAGTCTGATTTAATTTCTGGCTTATTTTTTCTTGTACTTCTGAG CTACAGTCCAGCTTTCAAGCAACTGGAGGATGTTTATGAATACCTATGGGAAAGCAACATGCACATTGCCAACAAGACGCTCCATATCGACTTCCTGAAGCAGATGCAAAGCGGTGAGCTGCAGGCTGAGCGCTACGTTGCCTTCACCCTGCAGGACATTAACTACCTGCTTAAGATAACCAGCATGCTAAAGGAGTTGCAGGAGAAGGTGCAGACCCCAGAAGACGTGAGCGCTTTCATGAAGGGGAGATACATAAGTTACAAGAAGTTTGCGGGCTTCCTTCTCAGTCGGAATTTCCTTAAG GGTGCATCTCAGATCAAGCCAACACCAACCATGAAGAAGTACCTGGCTGACTACAGAGAGGTGATGCAAACAGAGCGTGATCCTCTCTACTTCGCTGTGGCCCTCCTGCCCTGCTCCAGACTCTGGCTCTGGTTGGCTAACAAGCTGGACATACCCTCCAGCAATGCCTACTACACatggaagaaagaaaatatggaGGGCCACCCTGAGAAGCATTACAAAGCTATGCTGAACAAGTATCTAAACACAAGTGAGAAAGTGCAGAAGGCCAGTAACATCTTCAAGATGCAAATGCAGAACGAGCACGACTTCTTTGGGTCATCTTGA
- the phyh gene encoding phytanoyl-CoA dioxygenase, peroxisomal yields MSRRAADRLKIVLNHLGRPNSAVGTAFTSSLNASYPIQALRYTLDTDVLSPEQRISYEENGFILIKNLVSEEDINKFRAEFERICRRDVRIPGLLVMRDVAIAKSEFVHDEKAVSKLQDFQEDPELFRYCMLPQILKYVECFTGPNIMAMHTMLINKPPDAGKKTSRHPMHQDLHYFPFRPADRIVCAWTAMEKVDRQNGCLVVMPGSHKGTLHEHDYPEWEGGVNKLYHGIQNFEPSHARVYVEMEKGDTLFFHPLLIHGSGMNKTPGFRKAISCHYASADCYYIDVEGTTQENISKEVQELAYKKYKMDNSVSFQDTWFLRARLVQGERTSM; encoded by the exons ATGTCTCGACGAGCGGCAGACCGATTGAAAATTGTCCTGAATCATCTGGGCCGGCCCAACAGTGCTGTT GGCACAGCCTTTACCTCCTCACTGAATGCGTCATATCCCATTCAAGCGCTTCG gtacACCTTAGACACAGATGTCTTGAGCCCAGAACAGAGAATTTCTTATGAAGAAAATGGCTTCATTCTCATTAAAAATCTTGTTTCTGAAGAGGACATAAATAAGTTTAG GGCAGAGTTTGAGCGTATCTGTAGACGAGATGTAAGAATCCCTGGCTTGCTGGTGATGAGAGATGTAGCCATTGCTAAGTCGGAGTTCGTCCACGATGAGAAGGCCGTGTCGAAACTTCAGGACTTCCAGGAGGACCCCGAGCTGTTTCGGTACTGCATGTTGCCCcag ATTCTAAAATATGTGGAGTGTTTCACTGGACCCAACATCATGGCTATGCACACGATGCTCATCAACAAGCCCCCTgatgcag GGAAGAAGACCTCTCGCCACCCCATGCATCAGGACCTGCACTACTTCCCTTTCCGACCTGCTGACCGCATTGTGTGTGCCTGGACAGCCATGGAGAAGGTGGACCGCCAAAACGGCTGCCTGGTTGTAATGCCGGGTTCGCACAAGGGCACCCTGCACGAGCATGACTACCCGGAGTGGGAG GGTGGGGTGAACAAGCTGTACCACGGCATTCAGAACTTCGAGCCCAGTCATGCCAGAGTGTAcgtggagatggagaaaggaGACACCTTGTTTTTTCACCCTTTGCTTATCCATGGCTCAGGGATGAACAAAACCCCAGGTTTCCGGAAG gCCATCTCCTGTCACTATGCCAGTGCTGACTGCTACTATATTGATGTGGAGGGAACTACCCAGGAAAACATCAGTAAGGAAGTGCAGGAGCTTgcatacaaaaaatataaaatggacAACTCCGTTTCCTTTCAG GACACCTGGTTTTTGAGGGCTCGCCTGGTTCAGGGAGAGAGGACATCAATGTGA